One genomic segment of Sander lucioperca isolate FBNREF2018 chromosome 10, SLUC_FBN_1.2, whole genome shotgun sequence includes these proteins:
- the LOC116042875 gene encoding forkhead box protein O3-like — translation MLMMEDDELDTHQVDSDFEPQSRPRSCTWPLPCPEDFPGGQEVSGVLPLANIKVEPEDVSACIAGLVGGTPGELKHPAGAPAPTGATHPCLAGAALDVTGPLRKAKSSRRNAWGNQSYADLITRAIESTPEKRLTLSQIYDWMVRYVPYFKDKGDSNSSAGWKNSIRHNLSLHTRFIRVQNEGTGKSSWWMLNPDGGKMGKSPRRRAVSMDNSTKYLKSKGRVRGKRVGRPGIGAGSVVVGLQGSPDQGSPPQKGLAGTGGASGTDGEFDTWTDLHSRASSSASTLSGRLSPILAEGEPEEPEEGGLSCSTSPHLYPSPTSARSPSMGAGNLCPPLEQLPQLANLTGAISLDEKLMDDSYHHHHPPQPQHQQHPAVGRHKHQTPVYHYSSGVKGQSPYGAGVYATGMGMLRHHSPMQTIQENKPASFSGTMRAYSSTNALQSLLTGGPARQQYCSKDMMLGQERESHPMMGQASNGVGSNHHSHHPGHHNGHRHNGPHSHSSAHSHNRTHSHTSSHNHNNVTNHNSPHSLTHNGHNLSQSHNHTPPRAVALIPRGNSNQLQTYNHKAPYLYSPPSHAHLPASTTLPPNPAGMLGMPQDSCHVATAPHPRHNHYPDPQHQGMTNGPYHHGQGMGNGSVGSNYHGYHQPHPHERLPADLDIDMFHGSLDCDVESILLHDIMDSGEEMDFNFDCSLAQGVGIGMGMGMGVTMGMGMGMSSLTGPQQAHSNQSWVPG, via the exons ATGTTGATGATGGAGGACGACGAATTAGACACTCATCAGGTTGATTCGGATTTCGAGCCGCAAAGCCGGCCTCGCTCATGCACCTGGCCGCTGCCTTGCCCGGAGGATTTCCCCGGCGGACAAGAGGTCAGTGGGGTTCTTCCACTGGCCAACATCAAGGTGGAACCAGAGGACGTCTCGGCTTGTATAGCGGGGCTCGTGGGCGGAACGCCGGGAGAACTGAAGCATCCAGCCGGCGCCCCGGCACCCACAGGCGCGACGCACCCATGCCTGGCTGGCGCGGCGCTCGATGTGACCGGACCGCTGCGCAAAGCCAAATCCTCGCGGCGAAACGCGTGGGGGAACCAGTCCTACGCGGATCTCATTACCCGCGCCATTGAGAGCACCCCAGAAAAGAGACTCACGCTGTCACAGATATATGACTGGATGGTCCGTTATGTGCCCTATTTCAAGGATAAGGGCGACAGTAATAGCTCAGCTGGCTGGAAG AACTCCATCCGACACAACCTATCCCTCCACACACGTTTTATCAGGGTGCAGAATGAGGGAACAGGGAAGAGTTCCTGGTGGATGCTGAACCCAGATGGAGGAAAGATGGGAAAGTCTCCCCGACGGCGAGCAGTCTCCATGGACAACAGCACTAAATACCTAAAAAGCAAAGGCCGCGTCAGAGGCAAGAGGGTTGGCCGTCCTGGGATAGGAGCAGGCTCTGTTGTGGTTGGGCTCCAGGGCTCCCCTGACCAAGGCAGCCCACCACAGAAAGGCCTTGCAGGAACTGGAGGTGCATCTGGGACAGATGGAGAGTTTGATACTTGGACAGACCTCCATTCCAGGGCTAGTTCATCAGCTTCCACATTGAGTGGGCGTCTGTCACCCATTCTCGCAGAGGGAGAGCCAGAGGAACCCGAGGAGGGGGGCCTGTCTTGTTCCACCTCCCCCCACCTCTACCCCTCACCGACCAGTGCCCGCTCTCCATCCATGGGGGCAGGGAATCTCTGTCCTCCCCTCGAGCAGCTGCCTCAGCTGGCTAACCTGACAGGTGCCATCAGCCTGGATGAGAAGCTGATGGATGATAGTTATCATCACCATCACCCACCGCAGCCGCAACACCAGCAGCATCCAGCTGTTGGCAGACATAAGCACCAAACCCCTGTTTACCACTACAGTTCAGGAGTGAAGGGGCAGAGCCCCTATGGTGCAGGCGTCTATGCAACAGGCATGGGGATGCTGCGCCACCACTCACCCATGCAGACCATTCAGGAGAACAAGCCAGCAAGTTTCTCTGGAACCATGCGGGCATACTCCAGCACCAATGCCCTGCAGAGTCTGCTAACAGGGGGTCCAGCTAGGCAGCAATACTGTTCCAAGGACATGATGCTGGGACAGGAGAGGGAAAGCCATCCTATGATGGGTCAAGCTAGTAATGGAGTAGGCTCCAACCATCACAGCCACCATCCTGGCCACCACaatggccacagacacaatggaCCTCATAGTCACAGCTCAGCTCATAGCCATAACAGAACTCACAGCCATACTAGTAGTCATAATCACAACAATGTCACCAACCACAACTCACCTCACAGCCTCACTCACAACGGTCACAACCTCAGCCAGAGCCATAACCACACACCACCCCGGGCTGTGGCCCTCATTCCACGCGGCAACAGCAATCAGCTGCAGACCTACAACCACAAAGCTCCCTACCTGTACAGCCCCCCATCACATGCCCATCTCCCTGCCTCCACCACCCTCCCCCCAAACCCAGCAGGTATGCTTGGCATGCCCCAGGACTCCTGCCACGTGGCCACCGCCCCACACCCCCGTCACAACCATTACCCCGACCCACAACACCAAGGCATGACTAACGGACCATACCACCATGGCCAGGGGATGGGGAATGGTAGTGTTGGTAGCAACTACCATGGCTATCACCAACCTCACCCCCATGAGAGACTACCAGCTGACCTGGACATTGACATGTTCCACGGTAGCTTGGACTGCGATGTGGAGTCCATCCTCCTCCATGACATTATGGACTCTGGGGAGGAAATGGACTTTAACTTTGACTGCTCCCTAGCCCAGGGGGTGGGCATTGGCATGGGTATGGGCATGGGTGTGACCATGGGCATGGGGATGGGAATGAGCAGTCTGACTGGTCCACAGCAAGCTCATAGCAACCAGAGCTGGGTGCCTGGCTGA
- the med18 gene encoding mediator of RNA polymerase II transcription subunit 18, which yields MEAPPVTVMPVTGGTINMMEYLLQGSVLDQALESLLHRLRGLCDNMEPETFTDHELVYLLKGQQGNPFILRARRSLSHPTSPWHLRYLGQPEVGDKSRHALVRNCVDVAASHSLPEFLNEMGFRMDHEFVANGHIFRKGAMKVVVSKLSRILVPGNTENTERLSLSFLVELSVSAPAGQDTVSEDMRSFAEQLKPLVHLEKIDPSKQRH from the exons ATGGAAGCTCCTCCTGTTACAGTGATGCCTGTCACCGGGGGCACGATCAATATGATGGAATACCTGCTGCAAG GCAGCGTGTTAGACCAAGCCCTGGAAAGCCTATTGCATCGTCTTCGAGGTCTGTGTGACAACATGGAACCTGAGACCTTTACAGATCATGAACTGGTTTATCTTCTGAAAGGCCAACAAGGGAACCCTTTCATTCTTCGTGCCCGGCGCTCCCTCTCCCACCCCACATCACCGTGGCACCTACGCTACCTAGGCCAACCTGAAGTGGGAGACAAGAGCCGCCATGCGCTGGTGCGCAATTGTGTTGACGTGGCTGCCTCTCACAGCCTGCCGGAGTTCCTTAATGAGATGGGCTTCCGCATGGACCATGAGTTTGTGGCCAATGGGCACATTTTCCGCAAAGGTGCTATGAAAGTTGTGGTTAGCAAGCTGTCACGCATCCTGGTACCGGGgaacacagagaacacagaacGTCTATCACTTTCATTCTTGGTGGAGCTGAGTGTGTCGGCTCCCGCCGGCCAGGACACTGTGTCAGAGGACATGCGCAGCTTTGCTGAGCAACTCAAGCCCCTGGTTCACCTGGAGAAGATTGACCCCAGCAAACAGAGACATTAA
- the LOC116042884 gene encoding uncharacterized protein LOC116042884 isoform X1 — protein MQKGIIFLLVIWNSSPFSSEHSATNHLHFPLGCQAVIPCQHYRSDLNSLTWNYKKDEHHQPIQIYFQDKNGVQRHHPLLRSRMKVSRNGSLVIDSLTEDDQGLYWCEKPHSDIVISVKKEILKETGKTVYVIVGRVFTHACPGEWTNLKWTFKASNMTSESDFVTSNKSIHIANVKRADAGKYTCWKIGCNRHRQKLLTINLCVITVNHSDDSSVCCTVMCDMEFSKIKLNNTLNVETGTRTIPVLVDTNGINCSAKQMSDGCSSVNSTRGPSGGCFAVSLFKEVIARSKGISILMFFGFTDIPTELEYLIPVVYGTSAALTCIILMALLICYLRQRLRAAFPVHLCCWGLNGRVEEETSVVYSSIIIRRPAKTTNNHMSSDSSCVYSEIKVQRTIP, from the exons ATGCAAAAAGGCATTATTTTTCTTCTGGTTATTTGGAACTCATCCCCTTTCTCCTCAGAACATT CAGCCACAAATCACCTTCACTTCCCACTGGGATGTCAAGCTGTGATACCTTGCCAACATTACAGAAGTGATTTAAACTCTTTAACATGGAATTACAAGAAAGATGAACATCATCAACCAATCCAGATATATTTTCAAGATAAAAATGGAGTACAACGCCATCATCCACTCTTGCGCTCCAGAATGAAGGTGTCACGCAACGGTTCCTTGGTCATTGATTCTCTCACAGAGGATGATCAAGGCCTTTACTGGTGTGAGAAACCACACAGTGACATAGTCATCAGCGTGAAGAAAG aaattctGAAAGAAACTGGTAAGACAGTCTACGTTATTGTAGGCAGAGTTTTTACTCATGCATGTCCGGGTGAATGGACTAACTTAAAATGGACATTTAAAGCAAGTAACATGACATCAGAATCAGACTTTGTGACTTCCAACAAGTCTATACACATTGCAAATGTCAAAAGAGCAGACGCAGGGAAATATACCTGCTGGAAAATTGGATGTAATAGACACAGGCAGAAGCTGCTTACAATCAACTTGTGTGTAATAACAG TAAACCACAGTGATGATTCATCTGTTTGTTGTACTGTGATGTGTGACATGGAATTCAGTAAAATCAAACTAAACAACACACTCAATGTGGAGACAGGCACAAGGACAATACCAGTGCTTGTAGATACAAATGGAATAAATTGCAGTGCAAAGCAGATGTCTGATGGATGCAGTTCAGTTAACAGCACTCGTGGACCATCAGGTGGGTGTTTTGCTGTATCTCTCTTTAAGGAGGTCATAGCCCGAAGCAAAGGAATTTCAATTCTTATGTTTTTTGGTTTTACAGATATACCTACAGAGCTTGAATATCTGATTCCAGTTGTTTATGGAACATCGGCAGCCCTtacatgtattattttaatGGCACTTTTAATTTGCTACCTCAGACAAAGATTGCGGGCAG CGTTTCCTGTTCACCTTTGTTGCTGGGGCTTGAATGGCAGG GTGGAAGAGGAGACTTCAGTGGTTTATTCATCAATTATCATCAGGAGACCTGCTAAGACCACAAACAATCATATGAGCAGTGACAGTAGTTGTGTGTATAGTGAAATAAAAGTACAGAGAACAATTCCATAA
- the LOC116042884 gene encoding uncharacterized protein LOC116042884 isoform X2 yields MQKGIIFLLVIWNSSPFSSEHSATNHLHFPLGCQAVIPCQHYRSDLNSLTWNYKKDEHHQPIQIYFQDKNGVQRHHPLLRSRMKVSRNGSLVIDSLTEDDQGLYWCEKPHSDIVISVKKEILKETGKTVYVIVGRVFTHACPGEWTNLKWTFKASNMTSESDFVTSNKSIHIANVKRADAGKYTCWKIGCNRHRQKLLTINLCVITVNHSDDSSVCCTVMCDMEFSKIKLNNTLNVETGTRTIPVLVDTNGINCSAKQMSDGCSSVNSTRGPSDIPTELEYLIPVVYGTSAALTCIILMALLICYLRQRLRAAFPVHLCCWGLNGRVEEETSVVYSSIIIRRPAKTTNNHMSSDSSCVYSEIKVQRTIP; encoded by the exons ATGCAAAAAGGCATTATTTTTCTTCTGGTTATTTGGAACTCATCCCCTTTCTCCTCAGAACATT CAGCCACAAATCACCTTCACTTCCCACTGGGATGTCAAGCTGTGATACCTTGCCAACATTACAGAAGTGATTTAAACTCTTTAACATGGAATTACAAGAAAGATGAACATCATCAACCAATCCAGATATATTTTCAAGATAAAAATGGAGTACAACGCCATCATCCACTCTTGCGCTCCAGAATGAAGGTGTCACGCAACGGTTCCTTGGTCATTGATTCTCTCACAGAGGATGATCAAGGCCTTTACTGGTGTGAGAAACCACACAGTGACATAGTCATCAGCGTGAAGAAAG aaattctGAAAGAAACTGGTAAGACAGTCTACGTTATTGTAGGCAGAGTTTTTACTCATGCATGTCCGGGTGAATGGACTAACTTAAAATGGACATTTAAAGCAAGTAACATGACATCAGAATCAGACTTTGTGACTTCCAACAAGTCTATACACATTGCAAATGTCAAAAGAGCAGACGCAGGGAAATATACCTGCTGGAAAATTGGATGTAATAGACACAGGCAGAAGCTGCTTACAATCAACTTGTGTGTAATAACAG TAAACCACAGTGATGATTCATCTGTTTGTTGTACTGTGATGTGTGACATGGAATTCAGTAAAATCAAACTAAACAACACACTCAATGTGGAGACAGGCACAAGGACAATACCAGTGCTTGTAGATACAAATGGAATAAATTGCAGTGCAAAGCAGATGTCTGATGGATGCAGTTCAGTTAACAGCACTCGTGGACCATCAG ATATACCTACAGAGCTTGAATATCTGATTCCAGTTGTTTATGGAACATCGGCAGCCCTtacatgtattattttaatGGCACTTTTAATTTGCTACCTCAGACAAAGATTGCGGGCAG CGTTTCCTGTTCACCTTTGTTGCTGGGGCTTGAATGGCAGG GTGGAAGAGGAGACTTCAGTGGTTTATTCATCAATTATCATCAGGAGACCTGCTAAGACCACAAACAATCATATGAGCAGTGACAGTAGTTGTGTGTATAGTGAAATAAAAGTACAGAGAACAATTCCATAA